A single Triticum dicoccoides isolate Atlit2015 ecotype Zavitan chromosome 2A, WEW_v2.0, whole genome shotgun sequence DNA region contains:
- the LOC119353154 gene encoding CASP-like protein 4B1 → MAMQLHAASPDSEYYVAKSPPPPPPFSPHQSPAPAAVKPKSPHVSQSQGGGQRAPVATATTPLTPSRDRARQAHNVGGGDQAQVLNGIVLVLRAGAALLSFVAMALVASCRHGDWMDFLRYQEYRYLLGVSVVAFVYSAAQALKNFGRMRRGDAHATFLDFAGDQAVAYLLVTASAAALPITIRMRSAVVNVFTDAIAASIVLGFLAFAALALSAMLSRHA, encoded by the exons ATGGCCATGCAGCTGCACGCCGCGTCCCCGGACTCGGAATACTACGTCGCCAAgtccccgccgcccccgccgcctttCTCCCCGCACCAGTCGCCGGCCCCGGCGGCCGTGAAGCCAAAGTCGCCGCATGTCTCGCAGTCgcagggcggcggccaaagggcgcCCGTTGCCACGGCGACGACGCCCCTCACGCCTAGCAGGGACAGGGCGCGCCAGGCGCACAACGTCGGCGGCGGCGACCAGGCGCAGGTGCTCAACGGGATCGTCCTCGTGCTGCGCGCCGGCGCCGCGCTGCTGTCCTTCGTGGCCATGGCGCTCGTCGCGTCCTGCCGCCACGGGGACTGGATGGACTTCCTCCGCTACCAGGAGTACAG GTATCTTCTCGGGGTGTCCGTGGTGGCGTTCGTGTACTCTGCGGCGCAGGCGTTGAAGAACTTCGGCCGGATGCGCCGCGGCGACGCCCACGCGACCTTCCTTGATTTCGCCGGCGACCAG GCGGTGGCGTATCTGCTGGTcacggcgtcggcggcggctctcCCGATCACGATCCGCATGAGGTCGGCGGTGGTCAACGTCTTCACGGACGCCATCGCCGCGTCCATCGTCCTGGGCTTCCTCGCCTTCGCGGCGCTCGCCCTGTCCGCCATGCTCTCCAGACACGCGTAG